A DNA window from Centroberyx gerrardi isolate f3 chromosome 5, fCenGer3.hap1.cur.20231027, whole genome shotgun sequence contains the following coding sequences:
- the ptgis gene encoding prostacyclin synthase, which produces MVWTIFLLLNGLLVVVLLYSSRSRQKNEPPLDKGFIPWLGHAFEFGKDVAKFLTRMKDKHGDIFTVCVAGHYVTVLLDPNSYDSVLYDTVCLDFTRYKNLLTKKIFSLQLPNTNPRSEREWMEQHFQGLSLSKLSSSMNDHLHTLLLDDQKGCNPAEWRQEGLFSFCYNLLFRAGYLTLFERSDNATAVYEEFRKFDGLLTKLARSMLKREERRTASSSRERLWELLSPAWLTRGSESWQQSYQRYLQEEGVDTEMQKRALLFQLWTTQGNAGPAAFWLLGYLLTHPEAMKAVKAEIRGLAPQDGSLQHPPFNKLETHSTPVFDSVLSETLRLTAAVIITREVVQDKILRMANGQEYHLRRGDRVCLFPLLSPQMDPQIHQEPQNFKFDRFLNNDMTKKNTFYKGGNRVKYYNMPWGTGSNMCVGKEFAVTAIQQFVFMILTHLDLEMCDPEDKLPPVNPSRYGFGMLQPDGDLQVRYRLKRTRH; this is translated from the exons ATGGTATGGACAATATTCTTACTGCTTAATGGACTTCTTGTAGTAGTTCTACTTTACTCCTCTCGCTCAAG acagaaaaatgagCCACCATTGGACAAAGGCTTCATCCCATGGCTGGGGCACGCCTTTGAGTTTGGGAAAGATGTTGCAAAGTTTTTGACCCGGATGAAAGACAAACATGGAGATATCTTTACA GTCTGTGTTGCTGGTCATTATGTTACGGTGCTGTTGGACCCAAACTCCTATGATTCGGTGCTGTATGACACTGTGTGCTTGGACTTCACCCGCTACAAAAACCTGCTTACCAAAAAGATCTTTAGTCTGCAACTGCCCAACACCAACCCTAGATCAGAGAGGGAATGGATGGAACA GCATTTCCAAGGTCTCAGTCTATCCAAACTCAGCAGTTCCATGAACGATCACCTCCACACCCTGCTCCTAGATGACCAGAAAGGCTGCAATCCCGCAGAGTGGAGACAGGAGGGACTCTTCAGCTTCTGTTACAACCTGCTGTTCAG GGCTGGGTATCTCACACTGTTTGAGAGGAGCGACAACGCTACCGCTGTCTACGAAGAGTTCCGCAAGTTTGATGGTCTTCTCACAAAACTGGCACGCAGCATGCTCAAGCGAG AGGAAAGGAGAACAGCCAGTTCGTCCCGGGAGCGACTGTGGGAGCTGCTGAGCCCAGCCTGGCTGACAAGAGGGTCAGAGTCCTGGCAGCAGAGCTACCAGCGCTatctgcaggaggagggagtggaTACCGAGATGCAGAAACGAGCCTTACTGTTCCAGCTATGGACCACCCAG GGTAATGCTGGACCTGCTGCCTTCTGGCTCCTTggctacctgctcactcacccTGAGGCCATGAAGGCTGTAAAGGCAGAGATCAGAGGCCTTGCTCCACAGGACGGCTCCCTACAGCATCCCCCCTTCAACAAGCtggaaacacacagcacacctgTGTTTG ATAGTGTTCTGAGTGAGACCCTACGGCTCACCGCTGCGGTAATCATCACCAGAGAGGTGGTGCAGGACAAGATCCTGCGCATGGCCAATGGCCAGGAATACCACCTCAGACGAGGGGACAGGGTTTGTCTGTTCCCCCTCCTCAGCCCTCAGATGGACCCACAGATACACCAGGAACCACAG AATTTTAAGTTTGACCGCTTCCTAAATAATGATATGACAAAGAAGAATACATTCTACAAGGGCGGAAACAGGGTGAAGTACTACAACATGCCATGGGGCACAGGGAGCAACATGTGTGTTGGGAAAGAGTTTGCTGTTACAGCCATTCAACA ATTTGTGTTCATGATCCTGACCCATCTTGATCTGGAGATGTGTGACCCAGAGGATAAACTTCCACCAGTCAATCCCAGTCGCTATGGTTTCGGGATGCTCCAGCCTGATGGAGACCTGCAGGTCCGGTACAGACTCAAGAGGACACGGCACTAA